In Candidatus Nitronauta litoralis, one DNA window encodes the following:
- a CDS encoding HU family DNA-binding protein: protein MTKSELIFAVTKKCKGDQISKRLVRDCIDATFSIIGKSIKKEKRFVYPCFGTFSVRSRKARMGKNPQTGDPIKIKASRTVGFKPAPTLKGTL, encoded by the coding sequence ATGACAAAAAGCGAGTTGATTTTTGCCGTCACCAAAAAATGTAAAGGGGATCAGATTTCAAAACGTCTGGTCCGGGATTGCATCGATGCCACGTTTTCTATTATTGGAAAATCCATCAAGAAGGAAAAGAGATTTGTTTATCCATGTTTCGGAACGTTTTCGGTTCGGAGTCGAAAAGCCCGAATGGGTAAAAATCCCCAGACAGGCGATCCAATAAAAATAAAGGCAAGTAGAACTGTGGGGTTCAAACCGGCACCAACTTTAAAAGGAACTCTTTAG